In Scomber japonicus isolate fScoJap1 chromosome 21, fScoJap1.pri, whole genome shotgun sequence, one DNA window encodes the following:
- the LOC128382486 gene encoding ADP-ribosyl cyclase/cyclic ADP-ribose hydrolase 1-like produces the protein MEREVRLLSEKRHRRRPCIMFSVTVVLLVFVIVGVALGLTLRHQNDSFKETFMSRCEKFKRSDCQKIWHAFEQAYVGRDPCNVPMEEYNPLLAAAPPQPACNRIMLWSKTKDVVHDFTEKRDCFGTLEDTLLGSVLDDLTWCGKEGSSETFTTGCPGWTECENNPVRSFWYRASAAFADAACGDVTAMLNGSISTPFYPTSIFGSIEVKRLNSTRVKSLNVVLVKEQNEVANCTNASLKDLQKELDKEIKYNCKEVEKSQIEECASDPQKPCGACW, from the exons ATGGAGCGGGAAGTGCGCCTGCTCTCAGAGAAGAGGCACAGAAGAAGACCCTGTATCATGTTTAGTGTTACCGTTGTGTTacttgtgtttgttattgtcgGTGTTGCGTTGGGACTGACGCTGCGTCACCAAAATGACTCATTCAAGGAAACGTTTATGTCCAGGTGTGAAAAGTTTAAAAG atcCGACTGTCAAAAGATATGGCATGCATTTGAGCAAGCGTATGTAGGACGAGACCCTTGTAATGTTCCCATGGAAGAATATAACCCCCTCCTTGCCGCAGCTCCCCCCCAACCTGCATGCAACAGA ATAATGTTGTGGAGCAAAACAAAAGATGTTGTCCATGATTTCACTGAGAAGAGAGATTGTTTTGGGACTCTGGAGGACACTCTGCTGGGATCCGTCCTAGATGATCTGACCTGGTGTGGAAAGGAGGGCAGCTCTG AAACTTTCACTACTGGCTGCCCAGGATGGACAGAATGTGAAAACAACCCTGTTCGCTCCTTTTGGTACAGAGCCTCAGCTGCA TTTGCAGACGCTGCCTGTGGTGATGTCACAGCGATGCTAAACGGGTCCATCAGCACACCTTTTTATCCTACAAG TATTTTTGGGAGCATCGAGGTGAAGAGGTTGAACTCCACCAGGGTGAAGAGCCTGAATGTTGTTCTGGTCAAAGAACAGAATGAAgt GGCAAACTGTACAAATGCATCTTTAAAGGACTTACAGAAGGAGTTGGataaagaaattaaatacaACTGCAAGGAAGTGGAAAA ATCTCAGATTGAAGAGTGCGCCTCTGACCCACAGAAACCCTGCGGAGCCTGCTGGTGA
- the LOC128382844 gene encoding TNFAIP3-interacting protein 3-like, whose translation MKAQILIMEKQKQELLSINERWAKEYRIMVKFYQDKVLDLKALLHHNNFYSKEEEKHIALYKKSQVVNTAIDEESTQAGNSDVSFEVLRAEREAKELRAHNSTLTRKGLHQQEEIRRLNKALEETLITTKPLDASNETLQDVWKHQAEIYKEDFLKERKDREILKGKCLELEKGLRKAHKELHVLKSQASTRPPQSVLECNCKETPDQHHTGVHRRNTLDKRR comes from the exons ATGAAAGCACAGATACTCATCATGGAGAAGCAAAAACAAGAG CTTCTTTCTATTAATGAGAGATGGGCGAAGGAGTACCGAATCATGGTGAAGTTCTACCAAGATAAG GTGCTGGATTTAAAAGCATTACTGCATCATAACAACTTTTACTCtaaagaagaggagaagcaCATCGCATTGTACAAAAAATCTCAAGTCGTCAATACAGCGATAGACGAAGAGAGCACACAG GCAGGAAACAGTGACGTCAGTTTTGAGGTactcagagcagagagggaagCAAAGGAGCTCCGAGCACATAACAGCACTCTGACCCGAAAAGGGCTGCATCAGCAGGAAGAGATCAGACGACTGAACAAG GCTCTAGAAGAGACACTTATCACCACTAAGCCTCTTGATGCAAGCAATGAAACACTACAGGATGTCTGGAAGCATCAG GCTGAGATTTATAAGGAGGACTTTTTGAAAGAGCGGAAGGACAGAGAGATCCTCAAGGGGAAGTGTCTGGAACTGGAGAAGGGGTTGAGAAAAGCTCACAAGGAGCTCCACGTCCTAAAATCACAG gCATCGACCCGGCCGCCTCAATCTGTACTTGAATGTAACTGCAAAGAAACACCTGACCAACATCACACCGGGGTCCACAGACGAAACACCCTCGACAAAAGACGATGA
- the LOC128382511 gene encoding F-box/LRR-repeat protein 7-like, whose translation MGANNGKQYGSEGKGSSSISSDISSSTDHTPTKAPKNVATTEGLDSSTRTLSTPSPGLILPSKSSSLSSPALSSNGHETNSSSSSSAPAETVAVVHSQPGTHTRSRQSKSHHHAPIDLLPDHSLLQIFSHLPTNQLCRCARVCRRWYNLAWDPRLWSTVRLTGELLHADRAIRVLTHRLCQDTPNVCLTLETVVVNGCKRLTDRGLHVVAQCCPELRHLEVAGCYNISNEAVFEVVSRCPNLEHLNLSGCSKVTCISLTQEASLQLSPLHGQQISIHYLDMTDCFSLEDEGLRTIAAHCPRLTHLYLRRCPRLTDEALRHLALHCPSIRELSLSDCRLVGDFGLREVARLEGCLRYLSVAHCTRITDVGMRYVARYCPRLRYLNARGCEGLTDHGLGHLARSCPKLKSLDVGKCPLVSDSGLEQLAMYCQGLRRVSLRACESVTGRGLKALAANCCELQLLNVQDCEVSPEALRFVRRHCRRCVIEHTNPAFY comes from the exons GTTTAGACTCCAGCACACGAACACTGAGCACCCCCAGCCCCGGGCTTATCTTGCCATCTaaatcctcctctctctcctcacctgcCCTCTCAAGCAATGGCCATGAGACCaactcgtcctcttcctcctctgccccCGCTGAGACAGTCGCTGTTGTTCACTCTCAGCCTGGCACCCACACGCGCTCCCGCCAGTCGAAAAGCCACCACCACGCCCCCATCGACCTCCTCCCAGACCACAGTCTGTTGCAGATCTTCTCCCATCTTCCCACCAACCAGCTGTGCCGTTGTGCGAGAGTATGTCGCCGCTGGTACAACTTGGCGTGGGACCCGAGGCTGTGGAGCACCGTCCGGCTAACAGGAGAGCTGCTTCATGCTGACCGCGCCATTAGAGTCCTGACCCACCGGCTGTGCCAAGACACCCCAAATGTGTGTCTGACGCTGGAGACGGTGGTGGTCAACGGCTGTAAGAGGCTCACTGACCGCGGCCTGCATGTGGTGGCTCAGTGTTGTCCTGAGCTGCGACATCTGGAGGTTGCGGGCTGTTATAACATCTCCAATGAGGCTGTGTTTGAGGTGGTGTCCCGCTGCCCCAACCTGGAACACCTGAACCTCTCAG GCTGCTCCAAGGTGACATGTATCAGCCTGACCCAAGAGGCCTCGTTACAGCTGTCCCCTCTGCACGGCCAGCAGATCTCCATTCACTACTTGGACATGACCGACTGCTTTTCCCTCGAGGATGAGGGCTTGCGAACTATCGCCGCCCACTGCCCTCGCCTGACTCACCTGTATTTGCGCCGCTGCCCCAGACTGACTGATGAAGCCTTGCGCCACCTGGCTCTCCACTGCCCTTCGATAAGGGAGCTGAGTCTCAGTGACTGCCGCTTGGTGGGAGATTTCGGCCTGCGTGAAGTCGCCCGACTGGAGGGCTGCCTGCGCTACCTGAGTGTGGCCCACTGCACCCGCATTACAGACGTGGGCATGCGCTACGTGGCTCGCTACTGCCCAAGACTGCGCTACTTGAATGCGAGGGGTTGTGAGGGGCTGACAGATCACGGCCTGGGCCATTTAGCCAGGAGCTGCCCCAAACTCAAGTCTCTGGATGTGGGTAAATGCCCGCTGGTGTCGGACAGTGGTCTGGAGCAGCTGGCTATGTACTGCCAAGGCCTGAGGCGGGTGAGTCTCAGAGCGTGCGAGAGCGTAACAGGCAGAGGACTCAAAGCTCTGGCAGCCAACTGCTGCgagctgcagcttctcaacGTGCAGGACTGTGAGGTATCGCCAGAGGCACTGCGGTTTGTCCGACGCCACTGCCGGCGCTGTGTCATCGAGCACACAAACCCTGCTTTCTATTGA